A single genomic interval of Oryzomonas sagensis harbors:
- a CDS encoding HD-GYP domain-containing protein has translation MNEHILIVDDEEMIRELLASALLQEGYVCHLASNVDEAFAILSEHPIVLVISDIMMPGRSGVDLLRDIKKVDADIAVLMVTGLSDMNTALECIHLGADDYISKPFSINRVFLTVKNLIEKRNLAIERKNYQISLEFKVLEQTEQIRRTMNELHKAYDHTLTALVRALDAREKEVGSHSERVMNYTSLMAAKLGIHGNDLEQLAKGALLHDIGKIGISDNILLKPGPLDDGEWVEMRRHPEVGYAILSEIGFLKGPAEVILTHHERFDGTGYPKGLKGEQIPIGSRIFAVVDTLDAMTSDRPYRKALPFDAVSSEVRTYRGSQFDPDIADLFLSLTRSQWEECAGKKFI, from the coding sequence ATGAATGAACACATTCTGATTGTCGATGACGAGGAAATGATCAGAGAACTGCTCGCCTCGGCGCTTCTCCAGGAAGGCTATGTCTGCCATCTGGCATCCAATGTGGATGAGGCGTTCGCCATTCTGAGCGAACATCCGATTGTTCTGGTTATCTCCGACATCATGATGCCGGGCAGAAGCGGCGTCGATCTGCTGAGGGACATCAAAAAGGTCGATGCCGACATTGCGGTCCTGATGGTCACGGGGCTCTCCGATATGAACACCGCCCTGGAGTGCATCCACCTCGGCGCGGACGACTATATATCCAAGCCGTTCAGCATCAACCGCGTGTTCCTGACGGTCAAAAACCTCATAGAAAAACGCAATCTTGCCATAGAAAGGAAAAACTACCAGATCAGCCTTGAGTTCAAGGTCTTGGAACAGACCGAGCAAATCCGCCGCACCATGAATGAGTTGCACAAGGCTTACGACCATACCCTGACCGCCCTGGTCAGGGCGCTGGACGCCCGGGAAAAGGAGGTCGGCTCCCATTCGGAGCGCGTGATGAACTACACCTCACTCATGGCCGCCAAGCTGGGAATTCATGGAAACGATCTCGAGCAGTTGGCCAAGGGGGCTCTGCTGCACGACATCGGCAAGATCGGCATATCGGACAATATCCTGCTCAAACCGGGTCCTCTGGATGACGGCGAATGGGTAGAAATGCGCCGCCATCCAGAGGTGGGATATGCCATTTTATCCGAGATCGGTTTTCTGAAAGGTCCGGCAGAGGTTATCCTCACCCATCACGAGCGTTTTGACGGCACCGGGTATCCCAAGGGGCTCAAGGGTGAGCAGATTCCTATCGGTTCGCGGATTTTTGCCGTGGTGGACACGCTGGATGCCATGACTTCAGACCGTCCCTACCGCAAGGCGCTCCCGTTCGATGCCGTGAGCAGCGAGGTGCGCACCTACCGCGGCAGCCAGTTCGACCCCGACATTGCCGACCTCTTCCTCTCCTTGACCCGCAGCCAGTGGGAAGAATGCGCCGGCAAAAAGTTCATCTGA
- a CDS encoding DNA internalization-related competence protein ComEC/Rec2 — protein MAVPFSLLAAVFCCLLLSCLIKTPIVYLLCTTAFFFALGLHALGPYTTPAVPASDIRNFAARTPAIVEGVIDSRPTATSRGSSFVLRAEGVCREGGTTVPACGRLMVSLDGGDVTLARGDRVRCAARIALPHRLGLPGEFDYARYLAYREVAATGRVATPDGIILIRAAAEDSLLRRMDLIARRLGDFIRIAVPDRERSSVLIALLIGDQKGIPDDLNDAYTRAGVNHILSISGFHVGIVAWFMVTAVLSLAARSECLALRFDLRRMALLIALPVMLAYLFLSGAAPATSRSVIMLAAFVLALHAERETDPLNALLLAAFLLVVLTPPCLFDLSFQLSFLALWGIVIAVPPVMERLGGVTRGWQRNLLQFVAVSCAASCATMVPVLFYFDQASLNGIVSNFLIVPILGYGAVLTGSSALPFVYLFPPAARVLMWCAAQLTALSNWLVALFARLPLFSFHGITRLDMACFICFMVLVTFLHRSRRAFALCALPPLVAVVAHLNTPAAADGRLHITMFSVGQGESLLVRSPNGETMLVDGGGYLYDNGRDFGRQTLGPALWKLGVRRIDRLVLTHSHPDHMGGMPFIVRTFPVREFWEPVQGGVGAQYEQLQAVLAERGVPSRRLAAGDTFVFGDGIELTVLSPPRGALTRRPSDDEMGMNDESLVFRLRFRSFSMLFTGDAGFPAEERMLADKGNFASTVLKAGHHGSRYSTSEMLLDKVSPSVALISAGRGNSFGLPARQTLDRLGRRGIHAWRTDRDGTIELTSDGDGWSVKAPYGTE, from the coding sequence ATGGCCGTGCCGTTCAGCCTCCTGGCCGCTGTTTTCTGCTGTTTGCTGCTCAGTTGTCTGATAAAAACACCCATTGTATATCTCCTCTGCACTACAGCCTTTTTCTTTGCCTTGGGGCTCCATGCCCTGGGGCCTTACACAACTCCTGCCGTCCCGGCAAGCGATATACGCAATTTTGCCGCACGCACCCCGGCCATTGTGGAGGGGGTCATAGATTCACGGCCAACGGCCACCTCCCGTGGGAGCAGTTTTGTGCTGCGGGCTGAAGGGGTTTGCAGGGAAGGTGGCACCACGGTCCCTGCCTGTGGCAGATTGATGGTTTCTCTCGATGGGGGGGACGTCACCCTGGCACGGGGCGACCGGGTCCGGTGCGCCGCGCGAATCGCACTGCCGCATCGGCTCGGGCTTCCGGGGGAATTCGACTATGCGCGTTACCTGGCCTATCGGGAGGTGGCGGCTACGGGGCGGGTCGCGACACCGGACGGGATCATCCTGATTCGCGCCGCCGCCGAAGATTCGCTCCTGCGGCGTATGGATCTCATTGCGCGCCGTCTCGGCGATTTCATCAGGATTGCGGTCCCGGACCGGGAGCGGTCATCGGTTCTCATAGCCCTCCTGATCGGCGACCAGAAAGGTATCCCCGACGACCTGAACGATGCCTACACGCGGGCTGGCGTAAACCACATCCTCTCCATATCCGGGTTTCATGTGGGCATCGTTGCCTGGTTCATGGTCACGGCAGTCCTGTCCCTGGCAGCCCGTTCCGAATGCCTGGCACTCCGTTTCGACCTGCGTCGTATGGCGCTGCTGATCGCACTGCCGGTCATGCTGGCCTATCTCTTCCTGTCCGGCGCGGCACCTGCTACCTCCCGCTCGGTCATCATGTTGGCCGCCTTTGTCCTGGCGCTCCATGCCGAACGTGAAACCGATCCGCTCAATGCCTTGCTGCTGGCAGCCTTTCTCCTGGTCGTGCTTACGCCGCCATGCCTGTTCGATCTTTCCTTCCAGCTCTCTTTCCTGGCCCTGTGGGGCATCGTCATCGCCGTCCCGCCGGTCATGGAGCGCCTCGGAGGAGTGACGAGGGGCTGGCAGCGTAACCTCCTGCAGTTTGTCGCCGTATCCTGCGCTGCGTCGTGCGCCACCATGGTCCCGGTTTTATTCTATTTCGATCAAGCCTCGCTCAACGGCATTGTCTCAAATTTTCTGATTGTACCGATCCTTGGCTATGGCGCGGTGCTGACCGGCTCCAGCGCCCTGCCGTTCGTCTATCTCTTCCCGCCCGCGGCCCGGGTGCTCATGTGGTGTGCGGCGCAACTCACGGCGCTCTCCAACTGGCTGGTGGCTTTGTTCGCACGGCTTCCGCTCTTTTCCTTTCACGGCATTACCCGTCTGGACATGGCATGTTTTATCTGCTTCATGGTGTTGGTCACCTTCCTGCACCGTTCCCGAAGGGCGTTCGCACTCTGTGCCTTGCCCCCCCTGGTGGCGGTTGTGGCGCACCTGAACACCCCTGCCGCGGCTGACGGACGTCTGCACATCACCATGTTCAGCGTGGGGCAGGGGGAGTCGCTCCTGGTCCGTTCTCCCAACGGCGAGACCATGTTGGTGGATGGGGGAGGGTATCTGTACGACAACGGCCGTGACTTTGGCCGCCAGACCCTGGGGCCAGCCCTGTGGAAGCTCGGCGTGCGCAGAATCGACCGTTTGGTGTTGACCCACAGTCACCCCGACCATATGGGCGGCATGCCGTTCATTGTCCGCACCTTTCCGGTGCGTGAATTCTGGGAACCGGTTCAGGGCGGCGTCGGCGCCCAGTACGAGCAGTTGCAGGCAGTTCTGGCCGAGCGGGGCGTTCCGAGCCGACGTCTGGCCGCCGGCGATACATTCGTCTTTGGCGACGGCATCGAACTGACGGTGCTCTCTCCGCCGCGCGGCGCTCTTACCCGGCGGCCGTCCGATGACGAGATGGGAATGAACGATGAGTCGTTGGTTTTTCGACTCCGTTTTCGCTCGTTCAGCATGCTCTTCACCGGCGATGCCGGTTTCCCTGCCGAGGAGCGAATGCTGGCGGACAAGGGCAATTTTGCCTCCACCGTACTCAAAGCGGGACATCACGGCAGCCGCTACTCCACGTCGGAGATGCTGCTCGACAAGGTCTCACCATCCGTGGCCCTGATCTCGGCCGGGCGGGGCAACAGTTTCGGACTGCCGGCCCGGCAGACTCTGGATCGCCTGGGGCGGCGCGGCATCCATGCCTGGCGTACGGACCGGGACGGCACCATAGAATTGACCAGCGACGGCGACGGGTGGAGCGTAAAAGCCCCCTATGGTACGGAGTAA
- a CDS encoding chorismate mutase, whose amino-acid sequence MDINEIRTRIDLLDDVLLRIFNERARLALEIGHLKKGLSLPVFDPNREKRIFARMKDENPGPLDDGAIVRLFERVVDESRRLERIMSHQEEEA is encoded by the coding sequence TTGGATATCAATGAAATTCGCACAAGGATAGACCTGTTGGACGATGTATTGCTGCGCATCTTCAACGAGCGTGCCCGCCTCGCCCTGGAGATCGGGCACCTCAAGAAGGGACTGAGTCTGCCGGTCTTTGATCCGAATCGCGAAAAACGCATCTTCGCCCGCATGAAGGACGAGAACCCCGGCCCCCTTGACGATGGGGCAATTGTGAGGCTTTTCGAGAGGGTCGTGGATGAATCGCGCCGTCTGGAACGCATCATGTCGCATCAGGAAGAGGAGGCTTGA
- a CDS encoding bacteriohemerythrin produces the protein MFKNVSVGTKILGTVATILVLMILVGILSIVRLSSVTGVADDMGQNFMPSVSQLAKMRNTVDTYRRSELQFYLPNTEEDFKRYSDRMVKMQDELKTTRESYVKLNLTDEEKKQIATFDSVWQAYAASANKALDLIRAGNLEEAQKQTRGEGKKLYDQANKLLGDQQVYNQKKADNGVKQVHQLASMTRTWIIMLVMFGLIVGVVLALVTVRVICAPLRRLASDAELVATGDLGVQVRIDSEDEVGQLARSFEKMVNSLREMIGTLADSSTQISNSSSEMQSDSEKMAFGAEEVAAQSIGVATASEEMSATSGDIAQNCQLAAESAQRANKAADHGAGVVENSISVMHRIAERVQSSATTVEALGKRSDEIGAIVGTIEDIADQTNLLALNAAIEAARAGEQGRGFAVVADEVRALAERTTKATREIGQMIKAIQQETKTAVSAMEEGVAEVEQGTEEAARSGEALRKIQDEINAVNLQVQQIATAAEEQTATTGEISTNIHQITNVAQNTVEGARNTSTTAQQLSRLSDELQRLVGQFKLAASDKLINWSASYSVNVPVMDKEHQRLIEIINNLYGAMRSGRGLDAIGTILDELVAYTKTHFAHEERLMQDAGYAGYDEQKRAHEALVQQVADIQNKYRAGTALSQEVMSFLKSWLVNHIQGLDKRYGPHLNKKGLK, from the coding sequence ATGTTCAAAAATGTCAGTGTCGGCACCAAAATCCTCGGAACGGTCGCCACGATCCTGGTCTTAATGATCCTCGTCGGCATCCTGTCCATTGTAAGACTTTCCAGCGTGACCGGGGTGGCCGACGACATGGGGCAGAATTTCATGCCCAGCGTGTCGCAGTTGGCAAAGATGCGGAACACCGTGGACACCTATCGGCGCTCCGAGTTGCAGTTTTACCTGCCGAATACGGAAGAGGACTTCAAACGTTACAGCGACCGCATGGTCAAGATGCAGGACGAGTTGAAAACAACACGGGAAAGCTATGTCAAGCTTAACCTGACCGATGAGGAAAAGAAACAGATTGCCACCTTCGACTCGGTGTGGCAGGCATATGCGGCTTCCGCCAATAAGGCGCTGGACCTGATCAGGGCCGGTAACCTCGAGGAAGCACAGAAACAGACCCGTGGCGAGGGCAAGAAGCTGTACGATCAGGCAAATAAGCTCCTGGGCGATCAGCAGGTTTACAACCAGAAGAAGGCCGATAACGGCGTCAAACAGGTGCATCAGCTGGCTTCCATGACGCGCACCTGGATCATCATGCTCGTCATGTTCGGGTTGATCGTCGGCGTCGTGCTCGCTTTGGTCACCGTCAGGGTGATCTGCGCACCGCTGCGCCGCCTGGCGTCCGATGCCGAGCTTGTCGCCACGGGGGACCTGGGGGTCCAGGTCCGGATCGATTCCGAGGACGAGGTCGGCCAACTGGCGCGTTCTTTCGAAAAGATGGTCAATAGCCTGCGGGAGATGATCGGCACCTTGGCCGATTCGTCGACCCAGATTTCGAACTCCTCGTCGGAGATGCAATCCGATTCGGAAAAGATGGCCTTCGGTGCGGAAGAGGTTGCCGCTCAGTCCATAGGTGTTGCAACCGCAAGCGAGGAGATGTCGGCAACATCGGGAGACATTGCCCAGAACTGCCAACTTGCGGCGGAAAGCGCCCAGCGTGCCAATAAGGCTGCCGACCACGGCGCCGGTGTGGTGGAAAATTCGATCTCCGTCATGCACCGCATCGCCGAGCGTGTCCAGTCTTCGGCCACAACCGTTGAAGCCCTGGGAAAACGTTCCGACGAGATCGGTGCGATTGTCGGCACCATCGAGGATATTGCCGATCAAACCAACCTTCTGGCGCTCAACGCAGCCATCGAGGCCGCCCGGGCAGGGGAACAGGGACGCGGGTTCGCCGTTGTGGCCGATGAAGTGCGCGCCCTGGCGGAACGGACGACCAAGGCCACCCGGGAGATAGGGCAAATGATCAAGGCCATCCAGCAGGAGACCAAGACCGCCGTATCCGCCATGGAAGAGGGGGTTGCCGAAGTCGAGCAGGGAACCGAAGAGGCGGCCCGTTCGGGCGAAGCGTTACGGAAGATCCAGGACGAGATCAATGCGGTCAATCTACAGGTGCAACAGATCGCAACGGCCGCAGAAGAGCAGACCGCCACGACCGGCGAAATCAGCACCAATATCCACCAGATCACCAATGTGGCCCAAAATACGGTGGAAGGTGCCCGCAACACCTCCACCACCGCGCAACAGCTTTCCCGGCTTTCGGACGAGCTGCAACGGCTGGTGGGACAATTCAAGCTTGCCGCATCCGACAAATTGATCAACTGGAGCGCCAGCTACAGCGTCAATGTCCCCGTCATGGACAAGGAACACCAACGTCTGATCGAAATCATCAACAACCTGTATGGCGCCATGCGCTCCGGCCGGGGCCTGGATGCCATCGGCACCATTCTGGACGAACTGGTTGCCTACACCAAAACCCACTTTGCCCACGAGGAGCGCCTGATGCAGGACGCGGGATACGCCGGTTACGATGAGCAAAAACGCGCCCATGAAGCCCTGGTGCAACAGGTCGCGGATATTCAAAACAAGTACCGGGCCGGTACAGCCCTGAGCCAGGAGGTCATGAGTTTTCTGAAAAGCTGGCTGGTCAACCACATCCAGGGACTCGACAAGCGTTACGGTCCCCATCTGAACAAGAAAGGGCTCAAATAA
- the hisS gene encoding histidine--tRNA ligase — protein MSITAIKGFNDILPTESERWQYIERAARRVFELNGFSEIRVPIMEKTELFCRSIGDATDIVEKEMYTFTDKGDNSITLRPEGTASVMRAFIEHKLYAQDPVAKLYYLGPMFRYERPQKGRYRQFHQIGAEITGVNAPLADAQVLNMLVQFFREIGLDEPSLQINSLGCPECRPAYRAALVAFLEERLDRLCEDCKRRFTTNPLRTLDCKVPGCVEATAGAPSMLDHLCGDCSDHFASVKRYLDSTATPYNINPRMVRGLDYYTRTTFELVTSLLGSQSAVAAGGRYDGLISDLGGPAIPGIGFAIGFERVALLLGDKDFSRQPDLFIATMGAGERDFAFRLMHELLRSGVRVEMDYEGKSLKSQMRRADKLGARYSVVIGENEVTSGKAAFKRMEDGEQMEAPLKCADIVNMVA, from the coding sequence ATGTCCATTACGGCAATCAAAGGATTTAACGACATCCTTCCGACAGAATCGGAGCGATGGCAGTATATAGAACGGGCCGCGCGCCGCGTTTTCGAACTGAACGGTTTTTCCGAAATACGCGTGCCGATCATGGAGAAGACCGAGCTGTTCTGCCGCTCCATCGGTGACGCCACGGACATCGTCGAAAAGGAGATGTACACCTTTACCGACAAGGGGGATAACAGCATTACCTTGCGCCCCGAGGGAACGGCCAGCGTCATGCGGGCCTTTATCGAGCACAAGCTCTATGCCCAGGACCCCGTGGCCAAGCTGTACTATTTGGGCCCCATGTTCCGTTACGAACGCCCGCAAAAAGGGCGCTACCGCCAATTCCACCAGATCGGCGCCGAGATCACCGGCGTCAACGCTCCCCTGGCCGATGCCCAGGTGCTGAACATGCTGGTTCAATTCTTCCGGGAGATCGGCCTGGACGAACCGTCCCTGCAGATAAACTCCCTGGGGTGCCCCGAATGCCGGCCCGCTTACCGTGCGGCGCTGGTGGCATTCCTTGAGGAGCGTCTGGACCGTCTCTGCGAGGATTGCAAGCGGCGCTTCACCACCAACCCGCTGCGCACCCTGGATTGCAAGGTGCCGGGTTGCGTCGAGGCCACGGCCGGCGCGCCTTCCATGCTGGATCATCTCTGCGGCGATTGCTCCGACCACTTCGCCAGCGTCAAACGCTACCTGGACTCCACCGCCACCCCCTACAACATCAACCCCCGCATGGTCCGCGGCCTGGATTACTATACCCGCACCACCTTCGAACTGGTGACCAGCCTGTTGGGGTCCCAATCGGCCGTGGCGGCGGGCGGGCGTTACGACGGTCTGATCTCCGACTTGGGCGGGCCGGCCATCCCCGGCATCGGCTTTGCCATCGGATTCGAACGTGTGGCCCTGCTCCTGGGAGACAAGGATTTTTCCCGCCAGCCGGACCTGTTCATTGCCACCATGGGGGCCGGGGAGCGTGATTTTGCCTTCCGGCTGATGCATGAACTGCTGCGGTCGGGGGTGCGGGTCGAGATGGATTACGAAGGCAAGAGCCTGAAGAGCCAGATGCGACGCGCCGATAAGCTGGGCGCGCGTTACAGCGTGGTTATCGGCGAGAACGAGGTTACTTCAGGCAAGGCAGCTTTCAAGCGGATGGAGGATGGGGAGCAGATGGAGGCTCCTCTGAAATGCGCTGATATCGTGAATATGGTGGCATAA
- a CDS encoding class 1 fructose-bisphosphatase — MPSEPGKTKFQIDLRAHLREQNISDNLVHLICEIAEASKYVINAVRTGDLGVAGTSNLYGEEQLALDVLSDRIMRKRLIHSGVVCNIASEEMEEIYQVTSNPQGMFSVAYDPLDGSSLVDVNLAVGTIVGIYQGCDLLQPGRKMVGAMYILYGPRVSLVYSIGKGVYEFTMNQLMEFTLTKEDVQMKPSGDIYAPGGLRKKYTEENERFIRHLEDKGSKLRYSGGFVPDINQVMMKGKGIFMYPALTDSPNGKLRLLFELNPMAYLIEQAGGAATNGKIPILDIVPDGLDQRAPVYIGSREDVEKAGEFLNGHA, encoded by the coding sequence ATGCCCAGCGAACCAGGAAAAACCAAATTCCAGATAGATCTGCGCGCGCATTTGCGCGAACAGAACATCAGCGACAACTTGGTTCATCTGATCTGCGAAATCGCCGAGGCAAGCAAATACGTCATCAATGCGGTGCGCACCGGCGATCTGGGCGTTGCAGGGACCTCGAACCTCTATGGCGAAGAGCAGTTGGCCCTGGATGTGCTCTCCGATCGCATCATGCGCAAGCGTCTGATCCATTCCGGCGTGGTGTGCAACATCGCTTCCGAGGAGATGGAAGAGATTTATCAGGTCACCAGTAATCCCCAGGGGATGTTTTCGGTGGCGTACGATCCCCTGGACGGCTCGTCGCTGGTGGATGTGAATCTGGCCGTGGGAACCATTGTCGGCATCTACCAGGGGTGCGACCTGCTCCAGCCGGGGCGAAAGATGGTCGGCGCCATGTATATCCTCTACGGGCCTCGGGTTTCGCTGGTTTACTCCATCGGCAAAGGGGTCTACGAATTCACCATGAACCAGTTGATGGAGTTCACCCTGACCAAGGAGGATGTGCAGATGAAACCGAGCGGGGATATCTACGCCCCGGGCGGCCTGCGCAAAAAATATACGGAAGAGAATGAGCGGTTCATCCGCCACCTGGAGGATAAAGGCTCGAAATTGCGTTATTCCGGCGGTTTTGTGCCGGATATCAATCAAGTGATGATGAAAGGGAAGGGGATATTCATGTACCCGGCCCTCACGGACAGCCCCAACGGCAAGCTGCGTCTGCTTTTCGAACTCAACCCGATGGCGTATCTCATCGAACAGGCCGGCGGAGCGGCCACCAACGGAAAGATTCCTATCCTGGACATCGTGCCGGATGGCCTGGACCAGCGCGCCCCGGTTTACATCGGGAGCCGCGAAGATGTGGAAAAGGCCGGCGAGTTCCTGAACGGTCACGCATAA
- a CDS encoding diguanylate cyclase, translated as MERILIIEDDRFFRETFSDLLQKEGYDVDCACGGGEGFEMLAGKHYDLVITDLIMPEVDGMEVLSRVKGSTPDIDVIMVTGNTDLESAIFALKHGARDYLLKPVNPDEFRHSVALCIQQRRLLNENEELKKMVSLFQVSQTIASCLELERIYHLMVEAVAREVGVGRYLGFFQADNQLELKEMRGLTSDSAEHYRTIVQAALPEKLPTSHQIDMLALPGEADNEIEEACLIYVCNRGMLHGVIVLFNEPGHRLPDIQRERKNILFLLEQSSQAFENAETYSRAKDMLFIDDLSGLFNHRYLEVALNQELKRVERYSSHLAVLFLDIDSFKSVNDTYGHLVGSQVLREMGALTQKTVREVDVVIRYGGDEFTIILVETGCDIALLVAERIRKRIESHVFLAPEGYNIRLTCSIGYACCPDDTLSKYELLEMADKAMYSSKSSGKNCVSHFSFTS; from the coding sequence ATGGAAAGAATCCTTATTATAGAAGACGACCGTTTCTTTCGCGAGACCTTCTCCGACTTGTTGCAGAAGGAAGGGTATGACGTGGATTGCGCCTGCGGCGGCGGCGAAGGGTTCGAGATGCTTGCCGGGAAACACTACGATCTGGTGATCACCGACCTGATCATGCCGGAGGTTGACGGCATGGAGGTACTGTCCCGCGTCAAGGGCTCCACCCCCGATATCGACGTTATCATGGTGACCGGCAACACCGACCTGGAATCGGCCATTTTTGCCCTGAAACACGGCGCACGGGATTATCTGCTCAAGCCGGTCAATCCCGACGAGTTTCGTCACTCCGTCGCCCTGTGCATACAGCAGCGCAGGCTTTTGAACGAAAACGAAGAGCTCAAGAAGATGGTGAGCCTGTTTCAAGTCAGCCAGACCATCGCCAGCTGCCTTGAGTTGGAGCGGATCTACCATCTCATGGTCGAGGCGGTGGCGCGCGAGGTCGGCGTTGGCCGCTATCTTGGTTTTTTTCAGGCCGACAATCAGCTTGAACTGAAAGAGATGCGCGGGCTTACCTCCGATAGCGCCGAGCATTACCGCACGATTGTCCAGGCCGCGCTCCCCGAAAAACTGCCGACAAGCCACCAGATCGACATGCTCGCGCTTCCTGGCGAGGCCGACAATGAGATCGAGGAGGCCTGCCTGATATATGTCTGCAACCGGGGAATGCTCCACGGGGTAATCGTACTGTTCAATGAACCGGGACATCGGCTGCCCGATATCCAACGTGAGCGGAAAAACATCCTTTTCCTCCTGGAGCAGTCTTCACAGGCCTTCGAGAATGCCGAAACCTATTCCCGGGCCAAAGACATGCTCTTCATCGACGACCTGAGCGGCCTGTTCAACCACCGCTACCTGGAGGTCGCCCTCAATCAGGAGTTGAAACGGGTCGAGCGCTACTCGTCGCATCTTGCCGTTCTGTTTCTTGATATCGACTCCTTCAAGAGCGTCAACGACACCTATGGCCATCTGGTCGGAAGTCAGGTGCTGCGGGAAATGGGCGCCCTGACGCAAAAAACGGTGCGTGAGGTCGATGTGGTGATCCGTTACGGCGGCGACGAGTTCACGATCATTTTGGTGGAGACCGGATGCGATATCGCCCTCCTGGTGGCCGAACGTATTCGGAAACGGATCGAATCCCATGTATTCCTTGCACCGGAAGGCTACAATATCCGCCTGACCTGTAGCATCGGTTACGCCTGTTGCCCCGATGATACCCTGTCCAAGTATGAACTTCTGGAAATGGCCGACAAGGCCATGTACTCCAGCAAGTCCAGCGGCAAGAACTGCGTCAGCCATTTTTCATTCACTTCCTGA
- the nadB gene encoding L-aspartate oxidase yields MLIESDFLVIGSGIAGLSFALQAADHGSVVLVTKRDISESATKYAQGGIASVFSTEDSFDAHVNDTLVAGAGICHEDVVRMVVEEGPQTIRNLIEWGVKFTTGSGSQAYDLTREGGHSARRILHAEDITGREIERALVEAVRQHPNVRVYENHIAVDLITQAKVERRPVEQNRCLGAYALDITAGEVKTFSSKITLLASGGAGKVYLYTCNPDVASGDGVAMAYRAGATIANMEFMQFHPTTLFHPLAKSFLISEAVRGEGAILRRRDGTAFMEKYHKLKDLAPRDIVARAIDHEMKISGDDCVFLDITHEPADFVRSRFPNIYQTCMEFGLDMTKEWLPVVPAAHYLCGGVAVNTDAQTDIPGLYAIGEAACSGLHGANRLASNSLLEAAVYAGKAYRHAIQAVKKLPNGHPELPRWDSGTATNSDEMVVVSQNWDEIRRSMWNYVGIVRSDKRLERAMRRIKLIQDEIEEYYWNFIVTSDLIELRNIATVAELIVTCAQMRKESRGLHYNIDYPERDDVNGKKDSFIKKQF; encoded by the coding sequence ATGCTTATCGAAAGTGATTTTCTCGTCATCGGCAGCGGTATTGCCGGACTCTCTTTTGCCCTCCAGGCTGCCGACCATGGCAGCGTCGTCCTTGTAACCAAACGTGACATTTCCGAATCTGCCACAAAGTATGCCCAGGGAGGTATTGCCTCGGTTTTTTCCACCGAGGACTCCTTTGACGCCCATGTGAACGACACCTTGGTGGCGGGGGCCGGCATCTGCCATGAGGATGTGGTGCGTATGGTGGTCGAGGAAGGCCCCCAGACGATCCGCAATCTGATCGAATGGGGCGTCAAATTCACCACCGGCAGCGGTAGCCAAGCCTACGACCTGACCCGCGAAGGCGGCCACAGCGCCCGCCGCATCCTGCACGCGGAAGATATCACCGGCCGCGAAATAGAGCGGGCCCTGGTGGAGGCGGTCCGCCAGCACCCCAATGTCAGAGTGTACGAAAATCACATCGCCGTCGACCTGATCACCCAAGCCAAGGTCGAACGCCGCCCCGTGGAACAGAACCGCTGTCTGGGGGCCTATGCCCTGGATATTACCGCCGGCGAGGTAAAGACCTTTTCATCCAAGATCACCCTGCTGGCAAGCGGCGGAGCCGGCAAGGTCTACCTTTACACCTGCAACCCCGACGTGGCGTCGGGCGACGGCGTGGCCATGGCCTACCGGGCCGGCGCTACCATCGCGAATATGGAGTTCATGCAGTTTCATCCCACCACCCTTTTCCACCCCCTGGCCAAGTCGTTTCTGATCTCCGAGGCGGTGCGCGGCGAAGGGGCCATCCTGCGGCGCCGGGACGGCACGGCTTTTATGGAAAAATACCATAAGCTCAAGGACCTTGCGCCCCGGGATATTGTGGCCCGCGCCATCGATCACGAAATGAAGATCAGCGGCGACGATTGCGTTTTCCTGGATATCACCCACGAACCGGCGGACTTCGTGCGCAGCCGTTTCCCCAATATTTACCAAACCTGCATGGAATTCGGGCTGGACATGACCAAGGAATGGCTGCCGGTGGTGCCCGCGGCTCACTACCTGTGCGGCGGGGTGGCGGTCAACACCGACGCGCAGACCGATATCCCCGGGTTGTACGCCATCGGAGAGGCCGCCTGCAGCGGGCTGCACGGAGCAAACCGCCTGGCCAGCAATTCACTGCTGGAAGCGGCTGTCTATGCCGGCAAGGCCTATCGCCATGCCATCCAGGCGGTGAAAAAACTGCCCAACGGTCACCCGGAGTTGCCGAGATGGGACTCGGGCACCGCCACGAACAGCGACGAGATGGTCGTGGTCTCCCAAAACTGGGACGAGATCCGGCGCAGTATGTGGAACTATGTGGGGATCGTCCGTTCCGACAAACGGTTGGAACGGGCCATGCGGCGCATCAAACTGATCCAGGACGAGATCGAGGAGTACTACTGGAATTTCATTGTCACTTCGGACCTGATCGAGCTGCGCAATATCGCTACTGTCGCCGAGTTGATCGTGACCTGCGCCCAGATGCGCAAGGAATCCCGCGGCCTGCATTACAATATCGACTATCCGGAGCGGGATGATGTCAATGGCAAAAAGGATTCGTTCATCAAGAAGCAATTCTGA